The Deinococcus reticulitermitis genome has a segment encoding these proteins:
- a CDS encoding SAM-dependent methyltransferase, producing MDFLQFFAIVEADRDVLNPVSPEKLARVAEYAGLRDGLTVLDIGSGKGAMLRQWAERWDLRGTGVELNSSFVEAARSLVQSEEVTARLRFWEGKALDYTADPDGYDVVTCLGAPFAIGTFSEALAWMARHRKPGGRLVIGDVYLRTPQTPAQLNAAGWAGLPTLEERGAEVRAQGLTLLGLSAASVDDWDHYSSLMWGAAHRWAQEHPDHPDRAELLERVRGGQERYLGWEREHLGWAVWVAG from the coding sequence GTGGACTTCCTGCAATTTTTCGCCATCGTCGAGGCCGACCGCGACGTGCTCAACCCGGTCAGCCCGGAGAAGCTGGCGCGGGTGGCCGAGTACGCGGGGCTGCGGGACGGGTTGACCGTGCTCGACATCGGTTCCGGCAAAGGCGCCATGCTGCGGCAGTGGGCGGAGCGCTGGGACCTGCGCGGCACCGGTGTCGAACTTAACTCGTCTTTCGTCGAGGCGGCGCGGTCACTGGTGCAGTCGGAGGAGGTCACCGCCCGCCTGCGCTTCTGGGAGGGCAAGGCGCTCGACTACACCGCCGACCCGGACGGCTACGATGTGGTGACCTGCCTGGGCGCCCCCTTTGCCATCGGCACCTTTTCCGAAGCGCTCGCCTGGATGGCGCGGCACCGCAAGCCGGGAGGCCGCCTCGTCATCGGGGACGTGTACCTGCGAACTCCGCAGACCCCCGCTCAGTTGAATGCGGCGGGCTGGGCGGGCCTCCCCACGCTGGAGGAACGCGGCGCGGAGGTGCGGGCACAGGGCCTGACCCTCCTCGGCCTGAGCGCGGCGAGCGTAGACGACTGGGACCATTACAGCAGCTTGATGTGGGGCGCGGCCCACCGCTGGGCACAGGAGCACCCCGACCATCCCGACCGCGCCGAACTGCTGGAGCGCGTGCGAGGGGGCCAGGAGCGTTACCTGGGCTGGGAGCGCGAGCACCTCGGCTGGGCCGTGTGGGTGGCCGGATGA
- a CDS encoding VOC family protein produces MTDEPISHVPVTEWAPLVPELTVSDLARSLSVYTELFGFTVLYTRPGFAYLSHGRAQLMLEQERAGNAWQTGPLERPYGRGINFQLEVPDVRAVSRDWNRRATRCRCRSGPPPTLRARPSTASGRFWRSTRTGICGGFRTGAARADPSAPPEPPAAPRAAAHTGLL; encoded by the coding sequence ATGACGGACGAGCCGATCTCCCATGTCCCGGTGACCGAGTGGGCGCCGCTCGTCCCCGAGCTGACCGTGAGCGACCTCGCGCGCAGCCTGAGCGTCTACACCGAGCTGTTCGGGTTCACCGTCCTGTACACCCGGCCTGGGTTCGCCTACTTGAGTCACGGACGGGCACAGCTCATGCTGGAGCAGGAACGCGCGGGCAACGCCTGGCAGACGGGGCCGCTCGAACGCCCCTACGGACGCGGCATCAATTTTCAGCTGGAGGTACCGGACGTGCGAGCGGTCTCGCGCGACTGGAACAGGCGGGCTACCCGGTGCAGGTGCCGCTCCGGACCGCCTCCTACTTTGAGGGCGAGACCGAGCACCGCCAGCGGGAGGTTCTGGCGCTCGACCCGGACAGGTATTTGTGGCGGTTTCAGGACGGGGGCGGCCCGGGCTGACCCCTCTGCCCCGCCTGAGCCGCCTGCCGCACCTCGTGCCGCTGCTCATACGGGATTGCTTTGA
- a CDS encoding two pore domain potassium channel family protein — MTAPDPPPSPEQLRGVRLSTLRSWDELLDGPLNLLGLVWLGLLVWELLGPVPGWVGVASDVIWGVFVLDFLLSLLLAPEKGAYLRRNWLSALSLLLPALRALRFFRGARLLRAARVTRGTRLFRILTRLNRGLRSLQRSLRRRHFGFVALATGVVTLAGAAGMASFEGFGAGMPEAAPRDFLGWVYWTGMLLTSLGPEYWPRTGEGRALTFLLGVYGLAVFGYITATLASFFIGSDQEREPGESGADGEEVNNAALFAELRALRREVAALRGAEAQE, encoded by the coding sequence ATGACCGCTCCAGATCCCCCGCCCAGCCCCGAGCAGTTGCGCGGCGTCCGGCTCAGCACCCTGCGCTCCTGGGACGAGTTGCTCGACGGCCCGCTCAATCTGCTCGGGCTCGTGTGGCTCGGGCTGCTCGTCTGGGAACTGCTCGGGCCGGTCCCCGGCTGGGTGGGCGTGGCCAGCGACGTGATCTGGGGCGTCTTCGTGCTCGACTTCCTGCTTTCGCTGCTGCTCGCGCCGGAGAAGGGGGCGTACCTGCGCCGCAACTGGCTCTCGGCACTCAGCCTGCTGCTGCCGGCCCTGCGGGCGCTGCGCTTTTTCCGGGGCGCGCGGCTGCTGCGGGCGGCGCGCGTGACACGCGGCACACGGCTGTTCCGCATCCTGACGCGGCTGAACCGGGGCCTGAGGAGTCTGCAACGCAGCCTGCGGCGCCGGCATTTCGGCTTCGTGGCGCTCGCCACCGGGGTGGTGACGCTCGCGGGGGCGGCGGGCATGGCGTCGTTCGAGGGCTTCGGTGCAGGAATGCCGGAAGCGGCGCCGCGCGACTTCCTCGGCTGGGTGTACTGGACCGGCATGCTGCTCACCAGCCTGGGGCCGGAGTACTGGCCGCGCACCGGCGAGGGCCGCGCGCTGACCTTCCTGCTCGGGGTCTACGGCCTCGCCGTGTTCGGCTACATCACCGCCACCCTCGCCAGCTTCTTTATCGGCAGCGATCAGGAGCGCGAGCCCGGCGAGAGCGGTGCCGACGGGGAGGAGGTCAACAACGCCGCCCTGTTCGCCGAACTGCGCGCGCTGCGCCGGGAAGTGGCGGCGCTGCGGGGTGCAGAGGCGCAGGAGTGA
- a CDS encoding menaquinone biosynthesis decarboxylase gives MAFPDIQSFMRLLEERGELLRVSAPVSRDLEITEVADRLVKKGGPAVLFENVKGSDFPLVIGMLGTRERVALSLGVQDLDDLAAKVNHLIDLKGAGGMRGMLGNVGKLRDAMNLPPRRVGSAPVQEVVWRGDEVDLGKIPVLKCWPLDGGPFVTLPLVITKDPETGEKNMGMYRMQVMSKNTTGMHWQRHKTGTKHLEKAKARGERLEVAVAIGGDPALIYAATAPLPPIPGLNEFALAGYLRGERYPVVKGVTVDLEVPANAEFILEGYVDPHEDWVMEGPFGDHTGFYTLPDLYPLFHVTAVTMRKNPVYPATIVGRPPMEDAFLIEASERLFLPAAQLILPEIMDYHMPPAGVAHNLVVVSIKKTYPGQAYKVANGLFGLGQMMFAKVIVVVDEDVKVNDMGAVWRMITQRAQPGRDTLTTRGPIDVLDHSSRGWGYGGKLIIDATTKRPEEIGSGVSSRDEQADDVAVELFEPHAAADLPGFEGVLDQRQTPDGYWIVTLNKTRAGQARDLAEAFAAHPAAAGIRHLLICDELTDAGNIQDVWWTILNNIDAERDVWHVGDLLAWDGARKLPEEGFVREWPPKIVMDQGVVDRVDALWHVWGLPERWR, from the coding sequence ATGGCGTTTCCCGATATCCAGTCCTTTATGCGGCTGCTCGAAGAGCGCGGCGAGCTGCTGCGCGTCTCGGCGCCGGTCTCGCGCGACCTCGAAATCACCGAGGTGGCCGACCGCCTCGTGAAAAAGGGCGGCCCGGCGGTGCTGTTCGAGAATGTGAAAGGCAGCGATTTTCCGCTCGTGATCGGGATGCTCGGCACCCGCGAGCGCGTCGCCCTGAGCCTCGGCGTGCAGGACCTCGACGACCTCGCGGCGAAGGTGAACCACCTGATCGACCTCAAGGGCGCGGGTGGGATGCGGGGGATGCTCGGCAACGTGGGCAAGCTGCGCGACGCGATGAACCTGCCTCCCCGGCGGGTGGGATCGGCCCCGGTGCAGGAAGTCGTGTGGCGCGGCGACGAGGTGGACTTAGGCAAAATCCCGGTCCTGAAATGCTGGCCGCTCGACGGCGGCCCCTTCGTGACGCTGCCGCTCGTGATCACCAAAGACCCCGAGACCGGCGAAAAGAACATGGGCATGTACCGCATGCAGGTGATGAGCAAGAACACCACCGGCATGCACTGGCAGCGCCACAAGACCGGCACCAAGCATCTGGAGAAAGCGAAGGCTCGCGGAGAGCGGCTCGAAGTCGCCGTCGCCATCGGTGGGGACCCGGCGCTGATCTACGCGGCGACGGCGCCGCTGCCGCCGATTCCGGGGCTGAACGAGTTCGCGCTCGCGGGCTATCTGCGCGGGGAGCGGTATCCGGTGGTCAAGGGGGTGACGGTGGACCTCGAAGTGCCCGCCAATGCCGAATTCATCCTCGAAGGCTACGTGGACCCGCACGAGGACTGGGTGATGGAAGGCCCCTTCGGCGACCATACCGGCTTCTACACGTTGCCGGACCTCTACCCGCTGTTTCACGTCACCGCCGTGACGATGCGGAAAAACCCCGTCTATCCCGCCACCATCGTGGGCCGCCCGCCGATGGAGGACGCTTTCCTGATCGAGGCGTCCGAGCGGCTGTTTCTGCCCGCCGCGCAACTGATCCTGCCGGAAATCATGGATTACCACATGCCGCCCGCCGGCGTCGCGCACAACCTCGTCGTGGTGAGCATCAAGAAGACTTACCCGGGGCAGGCGTACAAGGTGGCCAACGGGCTCTTCGGCCTCGGGCAGATGATGTTCGCCAAGGTGATCGTGGTGGTGGACGAGGACGTGAAGGTGAACGACATGGGCGCGGTGTGGCGTATGATCACGCAGAGGGCGCAGCCGGGGCGCGACACGCTGACCACGCGCGGCCCCATCGACGTGCTCGACCATTCCAGCCGGGGCTGGGGCTACGGCGGCAAGCTGATCATCGACGCGACCACCAAGCGCCCCGAGGAGATCGGCTCGGGTGTCTCCAGCCGCGATGAACAGGCGGACGACGTGGCCGTGGAGCTGTTCGAGCCGCACGCCGCCGCCGATCTGCCCGGTTTTGAGGGCGTGCTCGACCAGCGGCAGACGCCGGACGGGTACTGGATCGTGACCCTCAACAAGACCCGCGCCGGGCAGGCCCGCGACCTGGCCGAAGCCTTCGCTGCGCACCCCGCCGCCGCCGGCATCCGCCACCTGCTGATCTGCGACGAACTGACCGATGCCGGGAACATTCAGGACGTGTGGTGGACGATCCTGAACAACATCGACGCCGAGCGCGACGTCTGGCACGTGGGCGACCTGCTCGCCTGGGACGGCGCGCGCAAGCTGCCCGAAGAGGGCTTCGTGCGCGAGTGGCCGCCCAAGATCGTGATGGATCAGGGCGTGGTGGACCGGGTAGACGCCCTGTGGCACGTGTGGGGGTTGCCGGAGCGGTGGCGCTGA
- a CDS encoding DEAD/DEAH box helicase, protein MSDQQNRGGPRRPQQSNQQNGPRRDGQRPRSGSRPQSAPEPLANARIAFGESGDWQAEPIRQQPQRESRPQSEQPRSGQPGRQPNENRAQEPRRSDRGAQGGDRRGRPRAEQADLRPDVTAPTVIQLGSPDEWRKLLDGREPTPVQEYAIPQLIAGRDVIATARTGSGKTLAFLIPAAARGIGLTGPTRGMAPEVLIVSPTRELAVQIRDVARELGMSAGRITGGITPAATVREASAKGVVSGTPGRLKDLIGKRELGLSHVRYVVLDEADELLSLGFLKDVEWIVNQARAQARSGQIQVALASATFPDEVRAVAARVLRNPVRIDIEPPSPAEKAPLAPGEIVAAGEGRAEHVAHDSTREDLLEHAAQEIREALREPGGCALVFCRTKALAKRRAEQLGRMLPGEQVVALQGNMDQRKRERVMAELRDGSARVLVATDIAGRGIDLPEVRLVIHADVATTSEDHVHRSGRTARAGRGGRNLVLLIPEQRQRWAQVRRGLPEHLHPPKTAQEHVIDRDIQEKQGRGSGNGVDSGRQGSGRQGSGHPGGYGRPERSQGHQERGGGPRRGGRR, encoded by the coding sequence ATGTCAGATCAACAGAACCGGGGCGGCCCGCGCCGTCCCCAGCAGTCCAACCAGCAAAATGGTCCGCGCCGTGACGGCCAGCGCCCCCGCTCCGGAAGCCGGCCCCAGAGTGCCCCCGAGCCGCTCGCCAACGCCCGGATCGCCTTTGGCGAGAGCGGCGACTGGCAAGCCGAGCCGATTCGCCAGCAACCCCAGCGGGAGAGCCGGCCCCAGTCAGAGCAGCCACGTTCTGGGCAGCCGGGACGCCAGCCGAATGAGAACCGGGCTCAGGAGCCGCGCCGCTCTGACCGGGGAGCGCAGGGTGGGGACCGTCGGGGACGCCCGCGCGCAGAACAGGCGGACCTGCGCCCCGACGTGACGGCCCCCACCGTGATTCAGCTCGGCAGCCCCGACGAGTGGCGCAAGCTGCTCGACGGACGCGAGCCCACCCCCGTGCAGGAATACGCGATTCCGCAGCTGATCGCCGGTCGCGACGTGATCGCCACTGCCCGCACCGGCAGCGGCAAGACGCTCGCCTTCCTGATTCCGGCGGCGGCGCGCGGCATCGGCCTGACCGGGCCTACGCGCGGCATGGCGCCCGAAGTCTTGATCGTGTCGCCCACCCGCGAACTCGCGGTGCAGATTCGGGACGTGGCGCGCGAACTCGGCATGTCGGCGGGGCGCATCACCGGGGGCATTACGCCCGCCGCGACGGTGCGCGAGGCGAGCGCCAAGGGGGTGGTCAGCGGCACGCCGGGGCGCCTCAAAGACCTGATCGGCAAGCGCGAACTGGGCCTGTCGCACGTGCGCTACGTCGTGCTCGACGAGGCCGACGAGCTGCTGTCGCTGGGCTTTCTCAAGGACGTGGAGTGGATCGTGAACCAGGCCCGCGCCCAGGCCCGGAGCGGACAGATTCAGGTGGCGCTCGCCTCGGCCACCTTCCCTGACGAGGTGCGCGCCGTCGCCGCGCGGGTGCTGAGAAACCCCGTGCGGATCGACATCGAGCCGCCCAGCCCCGCCGAGAAGGCGCCGCTCGCACCGGGCGAAATCGTGGCTGCTGGGGAAGGCCGCGCCGAGCACGTCGCCCACGACAGCACCCGCGAGGACCTGCTTGAGCACGCCGCGCAGGAAATCCGCGAAGCGCTGCGCGAGCCGGGCGGCTGCGCGCTGGTGTTCTGCCGCACCAAGGCCCTCGCCAAGCGCCGCGCCGAGCAGCTCGGACGGATGCTGCCGGGCGAGCAGGTGGTGGCGCTGCAAGGCAACATGGACCAGCGCAAACGCGAGCGCGTGATGGCCGAGCTGCGCGACGGCAGCGCCCGCGTCCTCGTCGCTACCGACATCGCCGGGCGCGGCATCGACCTGCCGGAAGTGCGCCTCGTGATCCATGCCGACGTGGCGACCACCTCTGAAGACCACGTCCACCGCTCGGGCCGCACCGCGCGCGCCGGGCGGGGCGGACGCAACCTCGTCCTGCTGATTCCCGAGCAGCGCCAGCGCTGGGCCCAGGTCCGCCGGGGCCTGCCCGAGCACCTGCACCCGCCCAAGACGGCGCAGGAACACGTCATCGACCGCGACATCCAGGAGAAGCAGGGCCGGGGCTCAGGCAACGGCGTGGATTCAGGGCGCCAGGGCTCCGGGCGGCAAGGCTCCGGGCATCCAGGCGGCTACGGGCGCCCCGAGCGCTCGCAGGGCCACCAGGAGCGCGGCGGCGGGCCGAGGCGCGGCGGGCGGCGCTGA
- a CDS encoding AMP-binding protein, with product MKTPLTPLDLVRRGLKLYPNNVAVIQPGARQFTYREWGGRVFGLARAVTAAGHAGAHVAVLAPNTHGGLLTYSAVPWAGSVLVPLNTRLTPEEYAFQLQHAEVQLLLVDESLHNKVEAVARQLGIEVWVMGEGEAGAEFETKLAAQDASPLPIPVQDEDDTITINFTSGTTSDPKGVMLTHRNTLLNAIETLYYFKVDQGSVYLHTLPDFHANGWGGVWSPFGVGATHVCLPVVRADAAYDAIERYGVTHLSAAPTVLSMLTDPASAKKVTREIRVATAGSPPHARTIADMNNLGFHVIQVYGLTEVSPLITIAELSAEQEALPIERRAPLIAKQGFEMILAGEVEVMDEGLRPVPHDGETLGEIMVRGNLVLKGYYRNPEATEKAMQGGWFHTGDVAVVHPDGRIEIRDRNKDVIISGGENISSVEVEGVLYAHPAVREAVVVAMPDEKWGEVPCAFIALHQDQQVTPEELTRHVRAHLAGFKSPKRYEFREDLPKTASGKFQKFILRAELWGNKARGVN from the coding sequence GGTCTGAAGCTCTATCCCAACAACGTCGCCGTGATCCAGCCGGGCGCGCGGCAGTTCACCTACCGCGAGTGGGGCGGGCGGGTCTTCGGGCTCGCGCGGGCCGTCACGGCGGCGGGCCATGCGGGGGCGCATGTCGCGGTCCTCGCGCCCAACACCCACGGCGGTCTCTTGACCTACAGCGCGGTGCCGTGGGCCGGCAGCGTCCTCGTGCCGCTCAACACCCGCCTCACCCCCGAGGAGTACGCCTTCCAGCTTCAGCACGCCGAGGTGCAGCTGCTGCTCGTGGACGAGTCGCTGCACAATAAGGTGGAGGCCGTGGCCCGGCAGCTCGGCATCGAGGTCTGGGTGATGGGCGAGGGAGAGGCTGGCGCTGAGTTTGAAACGAAGCTCGCCGCTCAGGACGCTTCGCCGCTGCCGATTCCGGTGCAGGACGAGGACGACACCATCACCATCAACTTCACCTCGGGCACCACCTCGGACCCCAAGGGCGTGATGCTGACCCACCGCAACACGCTGCTCAACGCCATCGAAACGCTGTACTACTTCAAGGTGGACCAGGGCAGCGTCTACCTCCACACCCTGCCCGACTTTCACGCGAACGGCTGGGGCGGGGTCTGGAGCCCCTTCGGCGTCGGGGCCACCCACGTCTGCCTGCCGGTGGTGCGCGCCGACGCCGCCTACGACGCCATCGAGCGCTACGGCGTGACGCATCTCAGCGCCGCGCCCACTGTCCTCTCGATGCTCACCGATCCGGCCAGCGCGAAGAAGGTCACCCGTGAGATCCGCGTCGCCACCGCCGGCAGCCCGCCGCACGCCCGCACGATTGCCGACATGAACAACCTCGGCTTCCACGTGATTCAGGTCTACGGCCTCACCGAAGTCAGCCCGCTGATCACCATCGCGGAACTGTCTGCCGAGCAGGAAGCCCTGCCCATCGAGCGCCGCGCGCCCCTGATCGCCAAGCAGGGTTTCGAGATGATCCTGGCCGGAGAAGTCGAGGTGATGGATGAGGGGCTGCGGCCCGTGCCGCACGACGGCGAGACGCTCGGTGAGATCATGGTGCGCGGCAACCTCGTCCTCAAGGGCTACTACCGCAACCCCGAAGCTACCGAAAAAGCGATGCAGGGCGGCTGGTTCCACACCGGCGACGTGGCCGTCGTGCATCCCGACGGGCGCATCGAGATTCGTGACCGCAACAAGGACGTGATCATCTCGGGCGGCGAGAACATTTCCTCGGTCGAGGTCGAAGGCGTGCTCTACGCCCACCCCGCCGTGCGCGAGGCCGTCGTCGTCGCGATGCCCGACGAGAAGTGGGGCGAGGTGCCGTGCGCTTTCATCGCGCTGCACCAGGATCAGCAGGTCACGCCAGAGGAACTTACGCGGCACGTCCGGGCGCACCTCGCCGGCTTCAAGTCGCCCAAGCGCTACGAGTTCCGCGAAGACCTGCCCAAGACGGCGAGCGGCAAGTTCCAGAAATTCATCCTGCGCGCCGAGCTGTGGGGGAACAAGGCGCGGGGGGTGAACTGA